In Parabacteroides timonensis, the genomic stretch AGATCTGTCTGGTAGCCGAAGGCAGCCTCTTCTGGAGTAAGAACCGGAAAGACAAAGATTATAATATCCTGGTAATGGAAAAATTACAGGAACTTCTGAATGAATTCGGACTGGGTGATGTAAAAGTTCATATCAACCAGATGAATAATGCCAATCTCATCGGAACAGGTATTGCAGCATTATCCTGAACATATCTTCAGAAGTTTACTGTCGAAAATTGTCGACAGGCTTGCTGACAAAAATAAGCAAGCTTGTTGACAATTATGAACCGGAAAAATAAATTTATTCCGAATTCATTCCTCAGATTTAATTCAATCGACTATCTTTGCTTTCAACACACTAGTTTTAATACGATATCTATGATAACAGAAGTTTTCAGAGAGAAGTCACCTTTATCTAATAAAGATAGTTTTATTTTGTTTGAACGCACAAAATCTTCTTTCACTTTTCCAATCCATGTCCATAACGTTTGGGAGTTGAACTTTGTGGAACATGCAGTTGGTGCACGACGCATCGTAGGTGATTCGGATGAGATTATCGGAGAGAAAGATCTGGTCCTTGTCACCAGTACGGAATTGAAACACGCCTGGCTAAACGGGAATTGCCGCTCGAACGACATCCATGAAATCACGATCCAATTTCATCCCACTCTTTTCAGCAGTCCGGCTTTTCAGAAAAAACAGTTCGATTCGATCACAAAGATGCTGACGAAAGCGGAACGAGGACTGGCCTTTGGATCAGCAGAAATCAATCGTATACTTCCCATTCTACGGATGATCCCGACAGAAAGAGGCTTCTATTCGGTCATGAAGTTCTTCATTCTCCTCCACGAACTGTCACTCTCGGAAGACGCACGTATTTTGTCCAAAAGCACATCACCTGAATATACAGAAAGCGACTATCAGATGAAAAAGATCCTCGACTACCTCAACAAGAACCTGTCGAACCCCATCACGATAGACGAACTGGCCCAATACATGGGCATGAGCCTGTCCACACTCTCCCGTTTCCTCAAAAAGAACACCAACCATAACTTCACCGACTTCCTGCAGGAACACCGGATCAATACCGTCGTCCGCGAACTGAATAGTAACGACAAGGAATGTATCATGGATATTGCTTCCCGCTGTGGCTTTGTCAGTCAGTCCTATTTCTACAAGCTTTTCAAAAAGTACAAAGGCGTAACCCCGCAGGAGTATCGC encodes the following:
- a CDS encoding AraC family transcriptional regulator; protein product: MITEVFREKSPLSNKDSFILFERTKSSFTFPIHVHNVWELNFVEHAVGARRIVGDSDEIIGEKDLVLVTSTELKHAWLNGNCRSNDIHEITIQFHPTLFSSPAFQKKQFDSITKMLTKAERGLAFGSAEINRILPILRMIPTERGFYSVMKFFILLHELSLSEDARILSKSTSPEYTESDYQMKKILDYLNKNLSNPITIDELAQYMGMSLSTLSRFLKKNTNHNFTDFLQEHRINTVVRELNSNDKECIMDIASRCGFVSQSYFYKLFKKYKGVTPQEYRENYQRMQVIV